In one Vibrio sp. VB16 genomic region, the following are encoded:
- a CDS encoding DUF1887 family protein: protein MAIHVGIIDRDPIRLITPLFDNRAICEHIIFIGDKNQKTMFQRLKYVLDKRNIETEFFEITSIADTPLIRQAIHQLETNLRQRGKELKLNASCGLRHRLLPVYEMFRRNAWEIFVVEPNSDKICWIYPEENKDAQLEDHITIADYLTIFGARAEFNEHDLPDQLDQQLYELGQRWAGNALELGPGLATLNYLATTCRKEQKLEVSLTEKQQSYREVNMLLSDLVDTQLATYQNGILKFASEDARRFSNGEWLETLVHSTVKQIQDELPTIQDHSLNVQVYRQLGEREVRNELDVATVVNNKLHIIECKTKGMRDDGDDTLYKLESLRDLLGGLQARAMLVSFRPLRHNDITRAEDLGLALIGPDELKDLKKHLTLWFADAGGHDEL from the coding sequence ATGGCCATTCACGTTGGTATTATTGATCGAGATCCCATCCGCTTAATCACGCCGCTTTTTGATAATAGAGCAATCTGCGAGCACATCATCTTTATTGGGGACAAAAACCAAAAGACAATGTTTCAGAGGCTCAAATACGTTTTAGACAAACGAAATATTGAAACCGAATTTTTTGAAATAACATCAATCGCTGACACACCTTTGATTAGACAAGCGATACATCAACTAGAAACAAATCTTCGTCAACGTGGCAAAGAGCTAAAGCTCAACGCCAGTTGTGGTTTGCGTCATCGCCTATTGCCTGTTTATGAGATGTTTCGACGCAATGCTTGGGAGATCTTCGTTGTTGAACCAAACAGCGATAAGATTTGCTGGATTTATCCGGAAGAAAACAAAGATGCTCAACTAGAAGACCATATCACGATTGCTGACTATCTAACTATTTTTGGTGCGCGGGCTGAATTTAACGAACATGACTTGCCGGATCAACTCGATCAACAACTCTATGAACTCGGACAAAGGTGGGCAGGCAATGCCCTCGAACTTGGCCCTGGACTCGCGACACTCAACTACTTGGCAACAACGTGTCGTAAAGAGCAAAAATTAGAGGTGAGTTTAACCGAAAAACAGCAAAGCTATCGCGAAGTGAATATGCTTCTCTCCGACCTTGTGGACACACAGCTTGCAACCTATCAAAATGGAATTCTCAAATTTGCGAGCGAAGACGCAAGGCGATTTTCTAATGGAGAGTGGCTTGAAACACTGGTCCATAGCACCGTTAAGCAAATTCAAGATGAACTACCAACCATTCAAGACCATTCTCTCAATGTTCAGGTGTATCGCCAGTTAGGTGAACGTGAAGTCCGAAATGAGCTCGATGTAGCTACTGTTGTGAACAACAAACTGCATATAATAGAGTGCAAAACAAAGGGCATGCGCGACGACGGTGACGATACTCTTTACAAACTCGAGTCCTTGAGAGATTTATTGGGTGGCTTACAAGCTCGAGCGATGTTAGTTAGCTTCCGTCCACTAAGACACAACGATATCACTCGTGCGGAAGACTTAGGGTTAGCACTTATCGGTCCTGATGAACTGAAGGACCTGAAAAAACACCTAACTCTCTGGTTCGCTGATGCAGGTGGTCACGATGAATTGTGA
- a CDS encoding methyl-accepting chemotaxis protein, which translates to MKGSVIRRMYTGFTILVVMFIATVTIMLNGMSNIHAMFSTVTEKSLPLVSLSNQTSVKLLSADKAFKDFLTTQDVERMEQNKSNFQQAQDSFEQVFSQLETASSNYPSLQKDILQLKDLETTYFSVAQDAMGNYQDMSVAQEQVRKSTRNYQRLHSELTVGMKDFVDDQSSISIKLLAKSYFLKLKKAEIVTSDALASDDLEFVAKSFADNKKSVAQLVYAYEGLTTQLPSIKFSFDNPVKQFTKDIGKKGGVLDQHSAFLEARSSLYMNVENLAAEVDKTMNLLGGFNRVATEELNGTLTEAENIYKDGRLQAIIIGIVVAIIAIVIGYRLAHSVREPLTRIFDTLESLADGDMTKRIEIRYNNEFGRVSGHINTLADNLHNILQQLSSASHNLTNASTTNQSTSNNAQTQLSSQREQTANVATAMTEMAHSVAEVSQSALSSLDKVHQVESASDSGRQVMSQNITTINQLESRLTDSVSAVSELQKMSSEIGSILDVIRGIAEQTNLLALNAAIEAARAGEQGRGFAVVADEVRVLAQKTTESTTEIESMIANLQSSSKSANQIIESCMGDMENSVAQASNANSSMEEIQALILEISQMSTHISEAAAEQSTTTGDIAQSLEGINQIADESYHAMSEIASVSENLSTIAQEQESLVSRFKL; encoded by the coding sequence ATGAAAGGGTCTGTAATCAGGCGTATGTACACCGGATTTACCATTTTGGTGGTCATGTTTATCGCCACTGTCACTATCATGCTGAATGGCATGAGTAATATTCACGCTATGTTCAGCACGGTAACCGAGAAGTCATTGCCACTCGTGTCGCTTTCAAATCAGACAAGCGTTAAACTGCTTTCTGCTGATAAAGCATTTAAAGACTTTCTAACCACACAAGATGTGGAACGGATGGAGCAAAATAAGAGTAATTTTCAACAGGCTCAAGATAGCTTTGAACAAGTATTTAGCCAGCTCGAAACGGCAAGCTCAAACTACCCATCCTTGCAGAAGGATATACTCCAGTTAAAAGACCTAGAAACAACGTACTTTTCCGTTGCACAAGATGCAATGGGTAATTACCAGGATATGTCTGTTGCTCAAGAACAGGTTCGAAAATCAACGCGTAATTACCAACGACTTCATTCCGAATTGACCGTCGGCATGAAAGATTTTGTAGATGATCAAAGCAGCATTTCTATTAAACTATTGGCCAAAAGTTATTTCTTGAAGCTTAAAAAAGCCGAAATCGTCACCTCAGACGCGCTTGCGAGTGATGACCTTGAGTTTGTAGCAAAATCGTTCGCTGATAATAAAAAATCGGTCGCGCAGCTCGTCTATGCATATGAAGGTTTAACGACTCAGCTTCCATCGATCAAATTCTCTTTCGATAACCCAGTGAAACAATTTACTAAAGATATAGGCAAAAAAGGCGGCGTTCTGGATCAACATTCGGCCTTTTTGGAAGCGCGTTCTAGCCTATACATGAACGTTGAGAACCTAGCCGCAGAAGTTGACAAAACCATGAATCTGCTTGGTGGATTTAATCGTGTTGCAACAGAAGAACTCAATGGCACACTTACGGAGGCTGAGAACATCTATAAAGATGGTCGTTTACAGGCCATCATTATAGGTATCGTGGTGGCAATCATTGCGATCGTGATCGGTTATCGTCTGGCCCATAGCGTAAGAGAACCTCTTACCCGCATCTTTGATACGCTAGAAAGCCTCGCAGACGGTGACATGACCAAGCGTATTGAGATTCGCTACAACAACGAGTTTGGCCGTGTGAGTGGTCATATTAATACCCTAGCAGATAACCTACATAACATTCTGCAACAGCTCAGTAGCGCGTCGCACAACCTGACGAATGCATCTACAACCAATCAATCCACCTCAAACAATGCACAAACCCAACTTAGTAGTCAGCGAGAACAAACCGCTAATGTGGCCACGGCAATGACAGAGATGGCCCATTCTGTCGCAGAGGTATCACAAAGCGCACTAAGCTCGTTAGACAAGGTACATCAAGTAGAAAGCGCTTCTGATAGTGGTCGACAAGTAATGAGTCAGAACATCACCACAATCAACCAGCTCGAAAGTCGATTAACCGATTCGGTAAGTGCCGTATCCGAGCTACAAAAAATGAGCAGCGAAATTGGATCGATCTTAGATGTTATTCGAGGCATAGCCGAACAAACTAACCTACTTGCACTCAACGCCGCGATAGAAGCCGCGAGAGCAGGCGAACAAGGTAGAGGGTTCGCTGTCGTCGCGGACGAAGTCAGAGTGTTGGCTCAGAAGACGACGGAGTCGACCACTGAAATCGAGAGCATGATCGCAAACCTTCAATCGAGTTCAAAATCAGCCAATCAGATCATTGAAAGCTGCATGGGTGATATGGAGAACTCCGTTGCTCAGGCGTCAAATGCAAACAGCTCTATGGAAGAAATTCAGGCGTTAATACTCGAAATTAGTCAAATGAGTACACATATATCTGAAGCGGCTGCGGAACAAAGCACAACCACTGGCGACATAGCGCAAAGTTTAGAAGGCATTAATCAGATTGCCGATGAAAGTTATCACGCGATGTCAGAAATTGCCTCTGTAAGCGAGAACTTAAGCACTATCGCGCAGGAGCAAGAGAGCTTGGTGAGCCGATTTAAGCTCTAA
- the udp gene encoding uridine phosphorylase translates to MSQPVFHLGITAADLKGATVAIIPGDPDRVPKIAAEMDNAVQLSSHREYNVYLAELDGTPVVVCSTGIGGPSTSIAVEELAQCGVRTFLRVGTTGAIQSDVNVGDMIVSTGSVRLDGASLHFAPLEFPAVANFEVATAMKEAVEESGAKVHMGVTASSDTFYPGQERYDTFSGRVVKRFQGSMQEWQDMGVLNFEMESATLFTMCASSGLKAGCVAGVIINRTQKEIPDHATLKETETRSIQVVIAAARKML, encoded by the coding sequence ATGTCTCAACCTGTTTTTCACCTTGGTATTACTGCGGCCGATCTTAAAGGCGCAACTGTCGCTATTATTCCTGGTGATCCAGATCGCGTGCCAAAAATTGCCGCTGAAATGGATAATGCAGTACAACTTTCAAGCCACCGTGAATACAATGTTTACTTGGCAGAATTAGATGGCACACCTGTTGTAGTTTGTTCTACGGGTATTGGCGGTCCTTCTACTTCTATTGCAGTTGAAGAACTTGCGCAATGTGGTGTACGTACATTCTTACGCGTGGGTACGACTGGTGCTATTCAATCAGATGTAAACGTCGGAGATATGATTGTTTCTACTGGTTCCGTTCGTTTAGATGGCGCTAGTTTGCATTTTGCTCCGCTAGAGTTTCCAGCCGTTGCAAACTTTGAAGTTGCAACTGCAATGAAAGAAGCGGTAGAAGAGTCGGGCGCGAAAGTGCACATGGGCGTAACGGCGTCGAGTGATACTTTCTATCCAGGACAAGAGCGTTACGATACGTTCTCTGGTCGTGTTGTTAAGCGTTTCCAAGGTTCAATGCAAGAGTGGCAAGACATGGGGGTTCTAAATTTCGAAATGGAATCTGCAACACTATTTACAATGTGTGCGAGCTCTGGTCTTAAAGCTGGCTGTGTTGCGGGTGTTATAATCAACCGTACTCAGAAAGAGATTCCTGATCATGCAACGCTTAAAGAAACTGAGACTCGTTCTATTCAGGTCGTTATTGCTGCTGCGCGTAAAATGCTTTAA